In Persicimonas caeni, a single window of DNA contains:
- a CDS encoding Eco57I restriction-modification methylase domain-containing protein yields the protein MELGDIAFAPYVRRWRTALADLPAEGYGVLVDAITCRQAERLGVVVDDWTSSDAAALERARALLDEVDCDGREALWDEPHTLGWFHQHFGEVERDASNRAHTRDEEKHASGTVTTQLYTPRWVADFLAKTCLDTVSDTASTPREHRCGGILPSDSVSGTASTPREHRCGGILPSDSVSGTASTPREHRCGGILPSDSVSGTASTPRELRCGGILPSLTVCDPAVGGGQMLLAALDDLISRGVEPADAAARLYGVDLDTRAVDVARRALALAVARHLGRRDEAAEAAIQANVRVADGLFDELGEFDVVITNPPYMGSRSMPAALKERIRATYRPFHADLYTAFIRRCHELSTHTVGVLAQQTVWFLSRFRKARSWLLDHGELVAFMHLGAHAFANLNGEKANVVAFVQSRAGAGEPTEFIDLRAYSDAAAKRDAFVERRDEHTRREPATAFDALPGRVLAHWLPQRLRAHFDGGRTLADLADIPGSQNKTGKNRRYVKNWREVDPGELRSAPEIVGEAGADDGRWVFYSKGGRYAPWWGNWHNVVDWSDEARAFYADNRTSNLLAQKWWFREGICYTDFGGRTFNARLMPRGCVFDMAGPAIFPHDPDDLYVLLAVLNSTPVRALLNAMNPSLHYQVRDLRNLPVPEWSADLAAELAGRARRLVDGMKEVACFVDDSPRSLCRDTADAEQVRAFGAECATLEREVDEMVCELYGCSELVESGERPVHDYLGRFEK from the coding sequence GTGGAGCTCGGTGACATCGCATTCGCCCCCTACGTGCGCCGCTGGCGCACCGCCTTGGCCGACCTTCCCGCCGAAGGCTACGGCGTCTTGGTCGACGCCATCACCTGCCGCCAGGCCGAGCGTCTGGGCGTGGTGGTCGACGACTGGACGTCGAGCGACGCCGCCGCTCTCGAGCGCGCCCGTGCGCTGCTCGACGAGGTCGACTGCGACGGGCGCGAGGCGCTGTGGGACGAGCCACACACCCTCGGCTGGTTTCACCAGCATTTCGGTGAGGTCGAGCGCGACGCGAGCAATCGGGCGCACACTCGCGACGAGGAGAAGCACGCCTCGGGCACCGTCACCACCCAGCTCTACACCCCGCGATGGGTGGCCGATTTCCTGGCGAAAACCTGCCTCGACACGGTGTCAGACACCGCGTCGACGCCCCGAGAACATCGGTGCGGGGGCATCTTGCCCTCGGACTCGGTGTCAGGCACCGCGTCGACGCCCCGAGAACATCGGTGCGGGGGCATCTTGCCCTCGGACTCGGTGTCAGGCACCGCGTCGACGCCCCGAGAACATCGGTGCGGGGGCATCTTGCCCTCGGACTCGGTGTCAGGCACCGCGTCGACGCCCCGAGAGCTTCGGTGCGGGGGCATCTTGCCCTCGTTGACTGTCTGCGACCCCGCCGTGGGCGGCGGACAGATGCTCCTCGCCGCCCTCGACGACCTGATCTCGCGCGGCGTCGAGCCCGCCGACGCCGCCGCGCGGCTGTACGGCGTCGACCTCGACACTCGCGCCGTCGACGTCGCCCGCCGCGCGCTGGCGCTGGCCGTCGCCCGCCACCTGGGCCGGCGCGACGAGGCCGCCGAGGCGGCCATCCAGGCCAACGTCCGCGTCGCCGACGGGCTCTTCGACGAGCTCGGCGAGTTCGACGTCGTGATCACCAACCCGCCGTATATGGGCTCGCGCTCGATGCCCGCCGCGCTCAAAGAGCGCATCCGCGCGACCTACCGGCCGTTTCACGCCGACCTGTACACTGCGTTCATCCGCCGCTGCCACGAGCTGTCGACCCACACCGTCGGCGTGCTCGCCCAGCAGACGGTGTGGTTCTTGAGTCGCTTTCGAAAAGCCCGCAGTTGGCTACTCGACCACGGCGAGCTGGTCGCGTTCATGCACCTGGGCGCGCACGCCTTCGCCAACCTGAACGGCGAGAAGGCCAACGTGGTCGCGTTCGTGCAGAGCCGGGCGGGCGCGGGTGAACCGACCGAGTTCATCGATCTTCGCGCCTATTCGGACGCCGCGGCCAAGCGCGACGCCTTCGTCGAGCGCCGCGACGAGCACACCCGCCGCGAGCCGGCGACCGCCTTCGACGCGCTCCCCGGCCGCGTGCTCGCCCACTGGCTGCCCCAACGCCTGCGCGCCCACTTCGACGGCGGCCGCACACTCGCCGACCTCGCCGATATCCCCGGAAGCCAGAACAAGACGGGCAAGAATCGCCGCTACGTCAAAAACTGGCGCGAGGTCGACCCCGGCGAGCTGCGAAGCGCCCCCGAGATCGTCGGCGAGGCCGGCGCGGACGACGGCCGGTGGGTCTTTTACAGCAAGGGCGGGCGTTACGCGCCCTGGTGGGGCAACTGGCACAACGTGGTCGACTGGTCCGACGAGGCGCGCGCCTTCTACGCCGACAACCGCACCTCGAACCTGCTCGCCCAAAAGTGGTGGTTCCGCGAGGGCATCTGCTACACCGACTTCGGCGGGCGCACCTTCAACGCCCGCCTGATGCCCCGAGGATGCGTGTTCGACATGGCCGGCCCGGCGATCTTTCCGCACGATCCCGACGACCTGTACGTCCTGCTCGCCGTGCTCAACTCGACGCCGGTGCGCGCGCTCCTGAACGCCATGAACCCGAGCCTGCACTACCAGGTGCGCGACCTGCGCAACCTGCCGGTGCCCGAGTGGTCCGCCGACCTGGCCGCCGAGCTCGCCGGCCGCGCCCGCCGGCTTGTCGACGGGATGAAAGAGGTGGCGTGCTTCGTCGACGACAGCCCACGCAGCCTGTGTCGCGACACGGCGGACGCCGAGCAGGTGCGCGCGTTCGGCGCGGAGTGCGCGACCCTCGAGCGGGAGGTCGATGAGATGGTGTGCGAGTTGTATGGGTGTTCGGAGTTGGTGGAGTCGGGCGAGCGGCCGGTGCACGATTATTTGGGGCGTTTCGAAAAGTAG
- a CDS encoding OmpA/MotB family protein produces the protein MSRQAFAKVLTLGLLLLMAGCGVPEEKHNALKKDYENLKIELANTQQQAAKTEEDLKAQIADLEGRIAALEKDKKDLQAKLEEAQGTLELYESKHGSLEERLNATKTQLAELRKQQAKAEARLKRFREIAGKFASMVESGKLSVKIRDGKMVIELANNILFDTGSTRIKDDGKAALNELAGVLQQIKKRDFLVAGHTDDVGQAEANWELSTKRAVEVVQLLEESGVDPTKLAAAGYGEYDPVASNETDEGKALNRRIEIIMMPNLEELPNIPKDVIEGSS, from the coding sequence ATGAGTCGTCAGGCGTTTGCGAAGGTGCTGACGCTCGGGTTGCTGTTGCTGATGGCCGGCTGCGGCGTTCCCGAGGAGAAGCACAATGCGCTAAAGAAAGACTACGAGAATCTCAAGATCGAGCTCGCCAACACCCAGCAGCAGGCGGCGAAGACCGAAGAGGATCTCAAAGCCCAGATCGCCGATCTCGAGGGGCGCATCGCCGCGCTCGAGAAGGACAAAAAAGACCTGCAGGCCAAGCTCGAAGAGGCTCAGGGGACCCTGGAGCTGTACGAGTCGAAGCACGGCTCGCTCGAAGAGCGGCTCAACGCGACCAAAACCCAGTTGGCCGAGCTTCGCAAGCAGCAGGCCAAGGCCGAGGCGCGCTTGAAGCGCTTCCGCGAGATCGCCGGCAAATTCGCCAGCATGGTCGAGTCGGGCAAGTTGTCGGTCAAGATTCGCGACGGCAAGATGGTCATCGAGCTGGCCAACAACATCTTGTTCGACACCGGCAGCACGCGCATCAAAGACGACGGTAAGGCCGCGCTCAACGAGCTGGCCGGCGTGCTCCAGCAGATCAAAAAGCGCGACTTTCTGGTCGCCGGCCACACCGACGACGTCGGCCAGGCCGAGGCGAACTGGGAGTTGTCGACCAAGCGCGCCGTCGAGGTGGTCCAGCTGCTCGAGGAGTCGGGTGTCGACCCGACCAAGCTGGCCGCGGCCGGCTACGGCGAGTACGACCCGGTGGCCAGCAACGAGACCGACGAGGGCAAGGCGCTCAACCGGCGCATCGAGATCATCATGATGCCCAACCTCGAAGAGCTTCCGAACATCCCCAAAGATGTGATCGAAGGCTCGTCGTAA
- a CDS encoding SulP family inorganic anion transporter → MERLGQIVTAFRWLPDYNGKRFRGDLAAGLTVGVMLIPQSMAYAMLAGMPAIYGLYASLIPLLIYPLLGTSRHLAVGTVAIDMLIVAAGVGALAQPHTDRYIELAILLALLTGALQIGMGFLRLGFLVNFLSRPVIAGFMSAAPLIIAASQLGNLLGLDLPNTQYIHILFWEAFQQLDQIHMLTLIMGGVSIAVLLGLQFWKPSIPGALLVVIVGIVLDWSLGLEKMGIELVGDIPQGLPSFGFPELTLEGFNGLWATALTLALVQFMGVMSLGKVFAAKHDYSVDANRELIAIGASNFLGSFFRSIPVSGSFSRSAVNEQSGARTPVSNIIAASVIGLTLLLLTDVFYYLPVPVLAAIIMVSAIGLIDVPELRYLLKTKRRDGLIALLTFGCTLAIGIQEGILIGIAASVIAILYRISRPNIAELGHMPGTKDFRSLERNPEAETIKGIYILRVDASLSFANADLIKDKLLESHSHGGDEYRALLIDATGVNDLDTTSAAMLAKVINTLGERDVELYIAGAKGPVRDTIKRAGLHVELGREHFTPTLDLAVQHVLSRWGKEHRYDVHEANGELEGHDETKHDEHKRDETKQEQ, encoded by the coding sequence GTGGAACGCCTGGGCCAGATCGTAACAGCTTTTCGGTGGCTACCCGACTATAACGGCAAGCGCTTTCGCGGTGACTTGGCCGCCGGATTGACCGTCGGGGTCATGCTCATCCCCCAGAGCATGGCGTACGCAATGCTGGCAGGCATGCCGGCGATTTACGGGCTGTACGCCTCGCTCATTCCCCTGCTGATTTATCCGTTGTTGGGCACCTCGCGCCACTTGGCGGTGGGCACGGTCGCCATCGACATGCTCATCGTGGCCGCCGGCGTCGGCGCGCTGGCCCAGCCGCACACCGACCGCTACATCGAGCTGGCCATCCTGCTCGCCCTGCTGACCGGCGCGCTGCAGATCGGCATGGGTTTTTTGCGTCTCGGTTTTTTGGTCAACTTCTTGTCGCGGCCGGTCATCGCCGGATTTATGTCGGCCGCGCCGCTGATCATTGCGGCCAGTCAGTTAGGCAACCTTCTGGGCCTCGATCTGCCCAACACGCAGTATATCCACATTCTGTTCTGGGAGGCGTTCCAGCAGCTCGACCAGATCCACATGCTCACGCTCATCATGGGCGGGGTGAGCATCGCGGTGCTGCTCGGCCTGCAGTTTTGGAAGCCATCGATCCCGGGGGCGCTCCTGGTGGTGATCGTCGGGATCGTGCTCGATTGGAGCCTGGGCCTCGAGAAGATGGGCATCGAGCTGGTGGGCGATATCCCGCAAGGCTTGCCGAGCTTCGGGTTTCCGGAGTTGACCCTCGAGGGCTTCAACGGCCTATGGGCCACCGCTCTGACGCTCGCGCTCGTGCAGTTCATGGGGGTGATGTCGCTGGGCAAGGTCTTCGCCGCGAAGCACGACTACTCGGTCGACGCCAACCGCGAGCTCATTGCGATTGGCGCGTCGAACTTCTTGGGAAGCTTCTTTCGAAGCATCCCGGTGTCGGGCAGCTTTTCGCGAAGCGCGGTCAACGAGCAGTCGGGCGCGCGCACCCCGGTGTCCAACATCATCGCGGCGAGCGTGATCGGGCTGACTCTGCTGCTGTTGACCGACGTCTTCTACTATCTGCCGGTGCCCGTGCTCGCCGCGATCATCATGGTCTCGGCCATCGGCCTGATCGACGTGCCCGAGCTGCGCTACCTGCTCAAGACGAAGCGTCGCGACGGGCTCATCGCCCTGCTCACCTTCGGCTGCACGCTGGCCATCGGCATCCAAGAGGGCATCTTGATCGGTATCGCCGCGTCGGTCATCGCCATCTTGTATCGCATCAGCCGGCCGAATATCGCCGAGCTGGGTCATATGCCGGGCACCAAGGATTTTCGCAGCTTGGAGCGCAACCCCGAGGCCGAGACGATCAAGGGCATCTACATCTTGCGCGTCGACGCGTCGCTGTCGTTCGCCAACGCCGACCTGATCAAAGACAAGCTGCTCGAGTCGCACTCGCATGGAGGCGACGAGTACCGCGCGCTGCTCATCGACGCCACCGGGGTCAACGACCTCGACACGACCTCGGCGGCGATGCTCGCCAAGGTGATCAACACGCTTGGAGAGCGCGACGTCGAGCTGTATATCGCTGGGGCGAAGGGACCGGTGCGCGACACGATCAAGCGCGCCGGGTTGCACGTCGAGCTGGGGCGCGAACACTTTACTCCCACGCTCGACCTGGCCGTGCAGCACGTGCTGTCGAGGTGGGGCAAGGAGCACCGCTACGATGTGCACGAGGCGAACGGCGAGTTGGAAGGCCACGACGAAACCAAGCACGACGAACACAAGCGCGACGAAACCAAACAGGAGCAATGA
- a CDS encoding sigma-54 interaction domain-containing protein → MESDVLEPSELAPTEFHGMITVAPQMREFFDLVRKVARTDASVLVRGETGTGKELVAQALHDLSPRSAGPFKALNCATLTGELLASELFGHVKGAFTGAVSSRQGLFELADGGTIFLDEIAELPLDLQARLLRVVQEQKFVPLGGTQTKTVDVRIISATHRSLRDAVDKGEFREDLMYRIRVVPLFLPPLRDRRGDVEALTWHFVDLFNTRGFRKVDGIAAQAMQALTRYEWPGNVRELRNVIEYAFAVGEGSVITCDELTPELRGEPPPVRREEPMTEEDLERERLLDALRETGGNRTDAAELLGISRTTLWRKLKEHGIAD, encoded by the coding sequence ATGGAGTCTGACGTGCTCGAGCCCTCGGAGCTCGCCCCCACCGAGTTCCACGGGATGATCACCGTGGCGCCGCAGATGCGCGAGTTCTTCGACCTGGTGCGCAAGGTCGCGCGCACCGACGCCTCGGTGCTGGTGCGCGGCGAGACGGGCACCGGTAAGGAGCTGGTCGCCCAGGCGCTGCACGACCTGAGTCCGCGCTCCGCAGGGCCGTTCAAGGCGCTCAACTGCGCCACGCTCACCGGCGAGTTGCTCGCCAGCGAGCTCTTCGGCCACGTCAAAGGCGCGTTCACCGGCGCGGTCTCCTCACGCCAGGGTCTCTTCGAGCTGGCCGACGGCGGCACGATCTTCTTGGACGAAATCGCCGAGCTGCCCCTCGACCTGCAGGCCCGGCTGCTGCGCGTGGTCCAGGAGCAAAAATTCGTGCCTCTGGGCGGCACCCAGACCAAGACCGTCGACGTGCGCATCATCTCGGCGACCCACCGATCGCTGCGCGACGCGGTCGACAAGGGCGAGTTTCGCGAAGACTTGATGTACCGCATCCGCGTCGTCCCGCTCTTCTTGCCCCCGCTGCGCGACCGGCGCGGCGACGTCGAGGCGCTGACCTGGCATTTCGTCGATCTGTTCAACACCCGCGGGTTTCGCAAGGTCGACGGGATCGCCGCCCAGGCGATGCAGGCGCTCACCCGCTACGAGTGGCCGGGCAACGTGCGCGAGCTGCGAAACGTCATCGAGTATGCCTTTGCGGTGGGCGAGGGCTCGGTGATCACCTGCGACGAGCTCACCCCCGAGCTGCGCGGCGAGCCGCCCCCCGTGCGTCGCGAGGAGCCGATGACCGAAGAAGACCTCGAACGCGAGCGACTCCTCGACGCGCTGCGCGAGACCGGCGGCAACCGCACCGACGCCGCCGAGCTGCTGGGCATCAGCCGCACGACCCTGTGGCGCAAGCTCAAAGAGCACGGCATCGCTGACTGA
- a CDS encoding PPC domain-containing DNA-binding protein: protein MIFQETTRTRRLLGRIEPGEDLVETLTDLCREHDVHAGQIQAIGALSQAEIARFDAEKGDYTTVFAGEGNFDLISLSGNVSRLGDQVVLRLESLMSVMGPAGPQVLSGQLRAGKAASVEFVLEIFEDLAMERRLDPDSGRLDVRSIRRTQEAKPAPKTPEAPAEPAAPTPAKPAREEKPVAKPAEKPAREEKPAEKPAAKEPEPQKPIAGKGMSWKDAAGESSEVASGKTPSRRSKPAETTSAEDIYGDIDFEEPLLEPGDILEHPKLGSCRVIKVEEGDFAHVRLPRGRIRKLSLEIVDVEFDREENGRRVFKAKIGR, encoded by the coding sequence GTGATCTTTCAGGAAACCACACGCACACGCCGCCTTCTGGGACGAATCGAGCCGGGGGAAGACCTCGTCGAGACGTTGACCGACCTTTGCCGCGAGCACGACGTGCACGCCGGCCAGATTCAGGCGATCGGCGCGCTCTCGCAGGCCGAGATCGCCCGCTTCGACGCCGAGAAGGGCGACTACACCACGGTTTTTGCAGGCGAAGGCAACTTCGACCTGATCTCGCTCAGCGGCAACGTCTCGCGCCTGGGTGACCAGGTCGTCTTGCGCCTCGAGAGCTTGATGAGCGTGATGGGGCCGGCCGGCCCGCAGGTCTTGTCGGGCCAGCTTCGCGCCGGCAAGGCCGCCTCGGTCGAGTTCGTCCTCGAGATCTTCGAAGATCTGGCCATGGAGCGACGCCTCGACCCCGACAGCGGTCGCCTCGACGTGCGCTCCATCCGACGCACCCAGGAGGCCAAGCCGGCGCCCAAGACGCCCGAGGCTCCTGCTGAGCCCGCCGCGCCGACTCCGGCCAAACCGGCCCGAGAGGAGAAGCCGGTCGCCAAGCCCGCCGAGAAGCCCGCGCGAGAGGAGAAGCCTGCCGAGAAGCCGGCGGCCAAAGAGCCCGAGCCTCAGAAGCCGATCGCCGGCAAAGGCATGTCCTGGAAGGACGCCGCCGGCGAGAGCTCGGAGGTCGCGTCGGGCAAGACGCCCTCGAGGCGCTCCAAGCCCGCCGAGACGACCAGCGCCGAGGACATCTACGGCGACATCGACTTCGAAGAGCCGCTCTTGGAGCCCGGCGACATCCTCGAGCACCCCAAGCTCGGCTCGTGCCGCGTCATCAAGGTCGAAGAGGGCGATTTCGCCCACGTGCGGCTCCCCCGCGGCCGAATCCGCAAGCTGTCGCTCGAGATCGTCGACGTCGAGTTCGATCGCGAGGAGAACGGCCGACGCGTCTTCAAAGCCAAGATTGGTAGGTGA
- a CDS encoding NUDIX hydrolase: protein MPESFSPQEVRRKLERLDNQPRSSWHSERDFAHRDLSASAVLIPLSEYDGDLHVLFTQRSHELRNHSGEISFPGGRREVEDDSLAETALRESYEEIALLPSDVRLYGALTRIPTITGFQVTAYVGEFDHPYDLIINPDEIHLIFQAPLRELADPAIHRVEEREFGGQVYPVHFFDWNGHVIWGATGFLLHTFLNYIGAKK from the coding sequence ATGCCGGAGTCGTTTAGCCCACAAGAGGTGCGTCGAAAACTCGAACGCCTCGACAACCAGCCACGCAGTAGCTGGCACAGCGAGCGCGATTTTGCGCATCGCGACCTGTCGGCCTCGGCGGTGCTGATCCCGCTGAGCGAGTACGACGGCGATCTGCACGTGCTGTTCACCCAGCGCTCGCACGAGCTGCGCAACCACTCCGGCGAGATCAGCTTTCCGGGCGGGCGCCGCGAGGTGGAGGACGACTCGCTGGCCGAGACGGCGCTGCGCGAATCGTACGAAGAGATCGCGCTGCTCCCCTCCGACGTGCGCCTGTACGGCGCGCTGACGCGCATCCCGACGATCACCGGCTTCCAGGTGACCGCCTACGTCGGCGAATTCGACCACCCCTACGACCTGATCATCAACCCCGACGAGATCCACCTGATCTTCCAGGCCCCGCTGCGCGAGCTCGCCGACCCGGCGATCCACCGCGTCGAAGAGCGTGAGTTCGGCGGGCAGGTCTACCCGGTTCACTTTTTCGACTGGAACGGGCATGTTATCTGGGGAGCGACCGGTTTCTTGCTCCACACGTTTTTGAACTACATTGGAGCGAAGAAGTGA
- the coaBC gene encoding bifunctional phosphopantothenoylcysteine decarboxylase/phosphopantothenate--cysteine ligase CoaBC, translating into MNILIGISGGIAAYKACEIVRAFKKRGDDVRAVMTSGAQEFVRPLTLQILTENTVGTETFDATFESEIGHIDLARWADVVLIAPATANLVARMAAGMANDLLTTIILATTAPVVVAPSMNTQMWFNPLVQRNLRTLADEAGYLVVDPDSGELACKEVGPGRLPDPPVLLDMVDAAVAPKILADKKVVVTAGPTREHIDPARFISNPSTGRMGYALARAASAFGADVVLVSGPTTLDAPAGVRLVEVTGARQMHEAVMAEADSADFIVKAAAVGDFRPKQASDQKVEKGAMAGKLELERNPDILAELGQKYGARTDGPLVVGFAAESFDVVERGKAKRERKGAHMMVANKIGGARSAFGADESQVAVISDRGVTEYGPASKDALSREIWREAVALANSRTGEEDGR; encoded by the coding sequence ATGAATATTCTCATCGGAATCAGCGGGGGGATCGCCGCTTATAAGGCGTGCGAGATCGTGCGCGCCTTCAAAAAGCGCGGCGACGACGTGCGCGCGGTGATGACCAGCGGCGCGCAGGAGTTCGTGCGTCCGCTGACCTTGCAGATTCTGACCGAGAATACCGTCGGCACCGAGACCTTCGACGCGACCTTCGAGTCCGAGATCGGCCACATCGACCTGGCCCGCTGGGCCGACGTGGTGCTCATCGCGCCGGCGACGGCGAACTTGGTGGCGCGCATGGCCGCGGGCATGGCCAACGACCTGCTCACCACGATCATCTTGGCGACGACCGCCCCGGTGGTGGTCGCCCCGTCGATGAACACCCAGATGTGGTTCAACCCGCTCGTGCAGCGAAACCTGCGCACGCTGGCCGACGAGGCCGGCTACCTGGTCGTCGACCCCGACTCGGGCGAGCTCGCCTGCAAGGAAGTCGGCCCGGGCAGGCTTCCCGACCCGCCGGTGCTCCTCGACATGGTCGACGCGGCCGTCGCGCCCAAGATTCTGGCCGACAAGAAGGTCGTGGTCACCGCCGGGCCCACCCGCGAGCATATCGATCCGGCGCGGTTCATCTCGAACCCGTCGACCGGGCGCATGGGCTACGCCTTGGCGAGGGCGGCGAGCGCCTTCGGCGCCGACGTCGTGCTTGTGAGCGGCCCGACCACGCTGGATGCGCCCGCCGGTGTACGCCTCGTCGAGGTGACGGGCGCCCGGCAGATGCACGAGGCGGTGATGGCCGAGGCCGACAGCGCCGACTTCATCGTCAAAGCAGCGGCGGTGGGCGATTTTCGGCCCAAGCAGGCGTCCGACCAGAAGGTCGAGAAGGGCGCGATGGCCGGCAAGCTCGAGCTCGAGCGAAACCCGGACATCCTGGCCGAGCTCGGCCAGAAGTACGGCGCGCGCACCGACGGCCCGCTGGTGGTGGGTTTTGCCGCCGAGAGCTTCGACGTGGTCGAGCGCGGCAAGGCCAAGCGCGAGCGCAAAGGGGCGCATATGATGGTCGCCAACAAGATCGGCGGGGCACGCTCGGCGTTTGGCGCCGACGAGTCGCAGGTCGCCGTCATCAGCGACCGAGGTGTGACCGAGTACGGGCCGGCGTCGAAGGACGCCTTGTCCCGCGAGATCTGGCGCGAGGCGGTCGCCTTGGCCAACAGTCGAACAGGCGAGGAGGACGGGCGATGA
- a CDS encoding uracil-DNA glycosylase — translation MSKRAELYRVVRDMKNYLRWQQASGAAGSVPAPAAEREAFEARQKAREKAKLDRLTKQLQGGGESSSRASSPSSSSRSSSSPSPSHKPQAAPSQDKPASEEQPAKKPSFNPFGSKEQKKTPEAPKSQGGSTPWKSGIGSRPRKRFGGRKQTAQKAKAPTSERAKEQKAQKAKEPTSERAKEQKSQKPKEQRRPKAQQQPSNEPPPMEYGSFYADEADMMPPADYDPSGMTMSAARPSEQPQKSAASKKPKKKEMTNAEKLEFLEKYLGDCQRCGLCEHRTNIAFGVGDAQAKLVFVGEAPGYNEDQQGEPFVGKAGQLLDKMIEAMGLKREDVYICNVIKCRPPDNRNPHPEEIKECSPFLRKQLQAIEPTVIVTLGKFASQFVTGEQESMGRLRGKWHEWNGVPVMPTYHPAYLLRSPQQKKNAWSDLQMVMERLGLGGS, via the coding sequence ATGAGCAAGCGAGCCGAGTTGTATCGAGTCGTCCGCGACATGAAGAATTACCTGCGCTGGCAGCAAGCGAGCGGCGCCGCCGGCAGCGTGCCCGCACCGGCCGCCGAGCGCGAGGCGTTCGAGGCGCGCCAAAAAGCGCGCGAGAAGGCCAAGCTCGACCGGCTGACCAAGCAGTTGCAGGGCGGCGGCGAGAGCAGCTCCCGTGCGTCTAGCCCCAGTTCGAGTTCCAGGTCGAGTTCCAGCCCGAGCCCCAGCCACAAGCCCCAGGCTGCGCCGTCGCAAGACAAGCCGGCGAGCGAGGAGCAGCCGGCCAAGAAGCCCAGCTTCAACCCCTTCGGCTCCAAAGAGCAGAAGAAGACTCCCGAGGCTCCCAAATCCCAGGGCGGCTCGACTCCCTGGAAGAGCGGCATTGGCAGCCGCCCGAGGAAGCGCTTCGGCGGACGAAAGCAAACGGCTCAGAAAGCAAAGGCGCCAACGAGCGAAAGAGCGAAAGAGCAAAAGGCTCAAAAAGCAAAAGAGCCAACGAGCGAAAGAGCGAAGGAGCAAAAGAGCCAAAAGCCAAAAGAGCAAAGGCGGCCAAAAGCGCAACAGCAGCCCAGCAACGAGCCGCCCCCGATGGAGTACGGCTCGTTCTACGCCGACGAGGCCGACATGATGCCGCCGGCCGACTACGATCCGAGCGGCATGACGATGAGCGCGGCGAGGCCGTCGGAGCAGCCCCAGAAATCGGCCGCATCGAAAAAGCCGAAAAAGAAAGAGATGACCAACGCCGAGAAGCTCGAGTTTCTCGAGAAGTACTTGGGCGATTGTCAGCGCTGCGGGCTCTGCGAGCACCGCACCAATATCGCGTTCGGCGTGGGCGACGCGCAGGCCAAGCTCGTCTTCGTGGGCGAGGCGCCCGGTTACAACGAGGACCAGCAGGGCGAGCCGTTCGTGGGCAAGGCGGGCCAACTGCTCGACAAGATGATCGAGGCGATGGGCCTGAAGCGCGAGGACGTCTACATCTGCAACGTCATCAAGTGCCGCCCGCCCGACAACCGCAACCCGCACCCCGAAGAGATCAAGGAGTGCTCGCCGTTTCTGCGCAAGCAACTCCAGGCGATCGAGCCTACGGTCATCGTCACCTTGGGCAAATTCGCCTCGCAATTCGTCACCGGCGAGCAGGAGTCGATGGGCCGGCTGCGCGGCAAATGGCACGAGTGGAACGGCGTGCCGGTGATGCCGACGTATCACCCGGCGTATTTGCTGCGCAGCCCGCAGCAAAAGAAGAACGCGTGGAGTGATCTGCAGATGGTGATGGAACGATTGGGGTTGGGGGGGAGTTGA